Proteins encoded by one window of Candidatus Sumerlaea chitinivorans:
- a CDS encoding Type I restriction-modification system, DNA-methyltransferase subunit M → MAIAPDFNQFGEELWEIANVFRDDALHATERLETFSLFLFLKLWDEMALEQEEALGRPLKDEELAIPNKYRFHKWANDPDGYAKQSGYEDSVDFCRRMFDDLATRKVVDQYGKDITFDVRRLFGGTVFRLRYTTTIRALVSKLNELNLREIMMRGVGESGERFDIFGRAYEYLLQQFGQNKEFAEYFTPRHIVDRMVQIIDPEIGETIYDPACGTGGFIVRAFEWVKRKINRKNISATEKERLLRALKEKHLIGVEHVPLVFKLALMNMILHKDGSSQLQNDDSLSNKAQDIHKNKYDVILANPPFGPTKQERLAQFEYHIKLYEALFLQHMMNALRPGGRAAVVLKEGLLFDSKKMLRNISRKLVEQFEVLAVISLPNGVFNPYSGAKTSIVVFRKPLGRDDVRTSKVWFYRVESDGRDLGATRRPLPDFATDGDLEHMVALWPYTWRHEKGSGVRAILKADDLKQFESAKSWWATIEQIRKTDYNLTAGRYCPHQAEAVEHEKPEVLINRLLELEEEITKDLQDLLTLVTVPTTPEGLKGAVRFSSEPTE, encoded by the coding sequence ATGGCAATCGCACCTGACTTCAACCAGTTTGGTGAAGAGCTTTGGGAAATCGCCAATGTCTTTCGGGACGATGCGCTCCACGCCACGGAGCGATTAGAAACCTTCAGCCTGTTTCTCTTTCTCAAGCTGTGGGACGAGATGGCCTTGGAACAGGAAGAAGCCCTCGGCCGGCCGCTCAAGGATGAGGAACTGGCTATCCCGAACAAATATCGCTTCCATAAGTGGGCAAACGACCCAGATGGCTATGCCAAACAGAGCGGCTACGAGGACAGCGTGGACTTCTGTCGGCGCATGTTCGATGACCTTGCCACCCGTAAGGTTGTGGACCAGTATGGCAAGGATATTACCTTTGATGTTCGCCGGCTCTTTGGTGGGACCGTGTTTCGGTTGCGGTATACCACCACCATCCGGGCCCTCGTCTCCAAGCTCAACGAGTTGAACCTGCGCGAGATCATGATGCGCGGTGTAGGCGAGTCTGGAGAAAGGTTCGATATCTTCGGCCGCGCCTACGAGTACCTCCTTCAGCAGTTCGGGCAAAACAAAGAGTTTGCCGAGTACTTCACGCCCCGCCACATCGTGGACCGCATGGTCCAGATCATTGACCCCGAGATTGGCGAAACGATCTACGACCCTGCCTGCGGCACCGGCGGCTTCATCGTCCGAGCTTTCGAGTGGGTCAAACGCAAAATCAACCGCAAGAACATCTCCGCTACGGAAAAGGAGCGGCTCCTACGCGCCTTGAAGGAAAAGCACCTCATCGGCGTGGAGCATGTCCCGCTGGTTTTCAAGCTGGCGCTGATGAACATGATCCTGCACAAGGACGGCTCGAGCCAGCTTCAGAACGACGACAGCCTTTCAAACAAGGCGCAGGACATCCACAAGAACAAGTACGATGTGATCCTGGCCAATCCCCCGTTTGGTCCCACCAAGCAGGAGCGGCTGGCGCAGTTTGAATACCACATCAAGCTCTACGAGGCGCTCTTTCTCCAGCACATGATGAACGCTCTTCGCCCCGGCGGGCGCGCTGCGGTGGTGCTGAAGGAAGGCCTGCTTTTCGACTCCAAGAAGATGCTGCGCAACATCAGCCGCAAGCTTGTGGAGCAATTCGAGGTCCTGGCCGTCATCAGCCTGCCCAATGGCGTCTTCAACCCTTACAGTGGAGCGAAGACCAGCATCGTGGTCTTCCGCAAGCCCCTCGGCAGGGACGACGTGCGCACTTCCAAGGTCTGGTTCTATCGGGTGGAGAGCGACGGCCGCGACTTGGGGGCTACGCGGAGACCATTGCCCGATTTTGCGACTGACGGCGACCTGGAGCACATGGTTGCCCTCTGGCCTTATACTTGGCGCCATGAGAAGGGCAGCGGGGTGCGCGCCATCCTCAAGGCAGACGACCTCAAGCAGTTTGAAAGCGCAAAATCCTGGTGGGCGACGATAGAGCAGATACGGAAGACAGATTACAATCTTACCGCAGGCCGCTACTGCCCGCACCAAGCGGAGGCCGTCGAGCACGAAAAGCCGGAGGTGCTCATCAATCGCCTGCTGGAGCTGGAGGAGGAAATCACCAAGGACCTCCAAGACCTTTTGACGCTTGTCACCGTCCCGACAACGCCCGAAGGTCTCAAAGGTGCCGTTCGTTTTAGCTCAGAACCTACGGAGTGA
- a CDS encoding Type I restriction-modification system, restriction subunit R — translation MANRPINEDEAELLIEEHLRERGWNLTDFTVTRKRWREHLDGEEADRVFFHEGRLAAILEAKKPGKDLWAALEQAKRYARTYKENTGHNVPLIFASDGQIFLRQNLKANTLPERITRFPTPAEFGEFFRPQAVELHGTLRDYQRVAVSQVLAAVQAGRRRMYLQMATGTGKTITAAGVIAKLWSVGLIRRTLFLVDRDALAVQTVKKFKTHLGDNFNIERATGGKEDKHRDVLVTTIQHMAVRNRYQEYDPAHFSLVILDECHRSYFGEWFGVLDHFAKGGAILLGLTATPADKETVNTDRFFTDPGQYPGPIYRYTIRQAETNPEVPEWERLAQCIHFKFHTNVDLEGVHDMGFDFEPEQLGRAVDVPQRNRLIAEKYFEDILGTRQPVKTIVFAASIAHAKNLRYALIEEYNRRNNLPPNDAAAEKFIVAVHNEMPGARELIEEFQKITTPEERKAIIEQAHKDPNMAPRPIVLVGVGMLDTGIDAPDVEVLLMARPTKSKVLYVQMKGRGTRKCRDTGKEFYKLVDFVDLARLEPVVTNDTPGIVDEPVEQDEETLVQRERERTGTIEKEPFEERSHTEQQMVIADVPVHLVFSETISPAVLEELRRQVEAQLKGGMEREGLKHRFVQTLLCWHYFKGATPPDHSFLATMGFDLSTLRDLYGEPEATLEDFIAVAMGEADFETLRRRREFEKWALGKNLKAAQREMVLMVLDFKRANPDITPEQLLRSHLLDQAGGLPRIKVLFGGLDKLLALADEALSLESGTLIEEENYGNRT, via the coding sequence ATGGCGAATAGACCAATCAACGAAGACGAAGCCGAACTTCTGATCGAAGAGCACCTGCGCGAGCGCGGGTGGAATCTTACTGACTTCACGGTGACCCGTAAACGCTGGCGTGAACACCTGGATGGGGAAGAGGCGGATCGCGTCTTTTTCCATGAAGGTCGCCTCGCGGCGATCTTGGAGGCAAAGAAGCCCGGTAAAGACCTGTGGGCCGCGTTGGAGCAGGCCAAGCGGTACGCACGAACCTACAAGGAAAACACCGGGCACAACGTGCCGCTGATCTTCGCAAGCGATGGCCAAATCTTCCTCCGTCAGAACCTTAAGGCGAACACCCTACCTGAGCGAATCACCCGCTTTCCCACACCAGCCGAGTTTGGCGAGTTCTTCCGCCCCCAGGCGGTAGAACTTCACGGCACCCTGCGTGACTACCAGCGTGTGGCAGTCTCCCAAGTCCTGGCAGCAGTCCAAGCGGGTCGCCGTCGCATGTACCTTCAGATGGCGACAGGCACTGGAAAGACCATCACAGCAGCGGGTGTTATTGCCAAGCTCTGGTCTGTGGGGCTTATCAGGAGGACGCTGTTTCTGGTGGACCGGGATGCGCTGGCGGTTCAAACCGTCAAGAAATTTAAAACGCATCTGGGCGACAACTTCAACATTGAACGGGCGACAGGCGGCAAAGAAGATAAGCACCGCGATGTCCTCGTGACTACCATCCAGCACATGGCCGTGCGAAATAGGTACCAAGAATACGACCCAGCCCACTTCAGCCTGGTCATTTTGGATGAGTGTCACCGGTCCTACTTTGGCGAATGGTTCGGAGTGCTCGACCATTTTGCAAAAGGGGGTGCCATTCTTCTCGGTCTTACCGCTACGCCTGCTGACAAGGAAACTGTCAACACAGACCGATTTTTTACCGATCCAGGTCAGTACCCTGGACCCATCTACCGCTACACGATCCGCCAGGCTGAGACCAATCCCGAGGTGCCGGAGTGGGAGCGACTTGCCCAGTGCATTCACTTCAAGTTCCACACCAATGTTGATCTGGAAGGCGTGCACGACATGGGCTTTGACTTCGAGCCCGAACAGTTGGGTCGTGCAGTGGATGTGCCCCAACGCAACCGGCTAATTGCCGAGAAATACTTTGAAGACATCCTCGGCACGCGGCAGCCCGTCAAAACGATCGTCTTTGCAGCATCCATCGCTCACGCCAAGAACCTGCGCTACGCCCTCATCGAAGAGTACAACCGCCGTAACAACCTGCCGCCCAACGATGCCGCCGCAGAGAAGTTCATTGTGGCGGTGCACAACGAAATGCCGGGGGCGAGAGAGCTGATCGAGGAGTTCCAGAAAATCACAACCCCCGAGGAACGCAAAGCCATTATCGAACAGGCACACAAGGATCCGAACATGGCGCCCCGGCCCATCGTTCTTGTGGGAGTCGGCATGCTGGACACCGGCATAGACGCCCCGGATGTGGAAGTCCTCCTCATGGCACGTCCTACGAAATCTAAGGTGCTCTATGTCCAGATGAAGGGACGTGGCACCCGCAAATGCCGGGATACGGGCAAGGAGTTTTACAAACTGGTGGACTTCGTGGACCTCGCCCGCCTCGAGCCGGTAGTCACCAACGACACGCCGGGCATCGTGGATGAGCCGGTTGAGCAAGATGAAGAGACCCTCGTCCAGCGCGAGCGAGAGCGAACTGGAACTATTGAAAAGGAGCCTTTTGAAGAAAGGTCGCATACCGAGCAGCAGATGGTCATTGCGGATGTACCTGTCCATCTGGTTTTCTCCGAGACCATCTCGCCAGCCGTCTTGGAAGAGCTCCGGCGCCAGGTCGAGGCCCAGCTTAAGGGAGGCATGGAGCGGGAGGGACTGAAGCACCGTTTCGTGCAAACGCTCCTCTGCTGGCATTACTTCAAAGGGGCAACACCCCCGGACCACTCCTTTCTTGCGACCATGGGTTTTGACCTATCCACCCTCCGGGATCTCTACGGCGAGCCCGAGGCTACCCTTGAAGACTTCATCGCGGTGGCTATGGGCGAGGCGGACTTCGAGACTCTCCGGCGTCGCCGCGAGTTCGAAAAATGGGCGCTTGGCAAGAACCTCAAAGCTGCTCAGCGGGAGATGGTGCTCATGGTCCTGGACTTCAAGCGGGCAAATCCGGATATCACACCGGAGCAGCTCCTCAGGAGCCACCTGCTCGATCAGGCCGGCGGACTCCCACGCATCAAGGTGCTCTTCGGTGGATTAGACAAGCTGCTCGCGCTGGCCGATGAAGCCCTCTCCTTAGAAAGTGGAACACTCATTGAGGAGGAAAACTATGGCAATCGCACCTGA
- a CDS encoding Type I restriction-modification system, DNA-methyltransferase subunit M → MRVGFHATKQEGAIMENGQLTWITNFIWSIADDVLRDLYVRGKYRDVILPMTVIRRLDAVLEPTKQAVLDMKASLDKAGIVHQDAALRQAAGQAFYNTSKFTLRDLKARASRQQLEADFRAYLDGFSPNVQEIIDNFEFRHQIPRLAKADALGTLIEKFLDPSINLSPNPVLNSDGTVRLPGLDNHAMGTIFEELVHRFNEENNEEAGEHWTPRDAVRLMARLIFEPIADQIESGTYLLYDGACGTGGMLTVAEETLLQLAKERGKQVSVHLFGQEINAETYAICKADLLLKGEGDAADNIVGGPEHSTLSNDAFPGRTFDFMLSNPPYGKSWKSDLERMGGKAGIKDPRFVVRHRGEELSLITRTSDGQMLFLVNMLSKMKHDTPLGSRLAEVHNGSSLFTGDAGQGEIPYICQASQEVSIHGE, encoded by the coding sequence ATGCGTGTAGGGTTTCATGCGACAAAGCAGGAAGGTGCCATCATGGAAAACGGTCAACTGACCTGGATCACCAATTTCATTTGGAGCATCGCCGACGACGTGTTGCGCGACCTCTACGTGCGTGGCAAGTACCGAGACGTCATTCTCCCGATGACCGTGATCCGCCGGCTGGATGCGGTGCTGGAGCCCACCAAGCAGGCGGTGCTCGACATGAAAGCTTCGCTCGACAAAGCGGGGATCGTACACCAAGACGCTGCTCTACGACAGGCCGCCGGACAGGCGTTTTACAACACCTCGAAGTTTACCCTGCGCGACCTCAAGGCCCGCGCCAGCCGCCAGCAGCTGGAGGCGGATTTCCGTGCCTACCTGGACGGCTTCTCGCCCAACGTCCAGGAGATCATCGACAACTTCGAGTTCCGCCACCAGATCCCGCGTCTGGCCAAAGCCGACGCCCTGGGCACGCTCATCGAGAAGTTCCTCGACCCGTCCATCAACCTGAGCCCGAACCCCGTCCTGAACAGCGACGGCACCGTCCGGCTGCCCGGCCTCGACAATCACGCCATGGGCACCATCTTCGAGGAGCTGGTGCACCGCTTCAACGAGGAAAACAACGAAGAAGCCGGCGAGCACTGGACCCCGCGCGACGCCGTGAGGCTGATGGCCCGCCTGATCTTCGAGCCGATCGCCGACCAGATCGAATCCGGCACCTACCTGCTCTACGACGGCGCCTGCGGCACCGGCGGGATGCTCACGGTGGCCGAGGAAACCCTGTTGCAACTGGCGAAAGAACGTGGCAAACAGGTCTCAGTGCATCTTTTCGGCCAGGAGATCAATGCCGAGACCTACGCTATCTGCAAAGCCGACCTTTTGCTCAAGGGCGAGGGCGATGCCGCCGACAACATCGTTGGCGGACCGGAGCATTCGACCCTATCCAACGACGCCTTCCCCGGCCGCACCTTCGACTTCATGCTCTCCAATCCGCCCTACGGGAAGAGTTGGAAGAGCGACCTGGAACGCATGGGCGGCAAGGCTGGCATCAAGGACCCGCGCTTTGTCGTCCGGCACCGGGGCGAGGAGCTTTCGCTGATCACCCGCACCAGCGACGGGCAGATGCTGTTCCTGGTGAACATGCTCTCCAAGATGAAGCACGACACCCCGCTCGGCAGTCGCCTCGCCGAGGTGCACAACGGCTCGTCGCTGTTTACGGGGGACGCCGGCCAGGGCGAGATACCGTATATTTGTCAAGCATCACAGGAGGTGTCTATTCATGGCGAATAG
- a CDS encoding Alpha-amylase, GH57 family gives MKPNRYICIHGHFYQPPRENPWLEAIEQQDSAQPYHDWNERITAECYAPNTSSRILDSQGKIERIINNYERISFNFGPTLLSWLETHARETYLAILEGDRLSAARFSGHGSAMAQVYNHLIMPLASRRDKITQVRWGIADFVHRFGRRPEGMWLAETAVDLETLDIMASHGIRFTILSPHQAARVRPLARGSWTDVRGGRIDPSRPYLCRLPSGASISIFFYDAPISHAVAFEGLLFDGHAFANRLMSGFAPDRDGAQLVHIATDGESYGHHHKFGEMALSRCLCDIEHSNRVALTNYGEFLEHFPPRYEVEIFEATSWSCAHGVGRWSYDCGCNTGGHPGWNQTWRAPLRAAMNWLRDEAVRIYEERGATLFPDLWLARDNYIDVILNRSRDALDRFFLRYARAELTAEERVKALQLLEMQRNALLMFTSCGWFFDDISGIETVQNLLYAARVIQLARELSGVNLEPRFLAQLEQARSNIPAFVNGAIVYERLVRPHIVDLRKVAANHAILMVAEDAPATGHLYAYEVEATDTCKRTLGERSVLAGIVKVRSTVTLQEETFMFASANLGEHKLEARLAPYEPEAYRQLQAHLTAEACDLTLEEGLDFLATILPEPTYALPSLFRDEMRRIVYRLLGDPIQTAIEVMEKLYEENAPLMRFLRTLDVPLPKVLATMSQFVLNHLLQRAIETENDSPETVRARYQEALSWNVELDAGNLSYALERVLNQLADELRLRPNDVALMQRLVGITEVAISMPFPVNLWRPQNIFYHIASANYRITKTRADSGDREAKKWTELCQQLATMLHVRLS, from the coding sequence GTGAAACCGAATCGTTACATCTGCATCCATGGGCATTTTTACCAGCCGCCGCGCGAGAACCCGTGGCTCGAAGCAATCGAGCAGCAGGACAGCGCGCAGCCTTACCACGATTGGAACGAGCGCATCACCGCGGAATGCTATGCGCCGAACACCTCTTCGCGCATTCTCGATTCGCAGGGCAAGATCGAGCGGATCATCAATAACTACGAGCGGATCAGTTTCAACTTCGGGCCCACGCTCCTGTCGTGGCTTGAGACGCATGCTCGCGAGACCTATCTCGCGATTCTCGAGGGCGACCGACTAAGCGCCGCCCGTTTCTCGGGTCACGGCTCAGCCATGGCGCAGGTCTACAATCACCTCATCATGCCACTTGCCTCACGCCGCGACAAGATCACCCAAGTGCGCTGGGGCATAGCGGATTTTGTGCATCGCTTTGGTCGCCGCCCAGAGGGCATGTGGTTGGCCGAGACAGCGGTGGACCTCGAGACTTTGGACATCATGGCCAGCCATGGCATTCGGTTCACGATCCTCTCGCCCCATCAAGCCGCTCGCGTTCGTCCCCTCGCCCGCGGTTCGTGGACCGACGTCCGCGGCGGCCGCATTGATCCCTCCCGCCCTTATCTCTGCCGCCTCCCGAGCGGAGCCTCTATTTCGATTTTCTTCTACGATGCCCCCATTAGCCACGCCGTAGCTTTCGAAGGCCTGCTCTTCGATGGACACGCCTTCGCGAATCGTCTCATGTCCGGGTTTGCACCAGATCGCGACGGCGCCCAGCTCGTGCACATCGCCACCGATGGCGAAAGCTACGGTCACCACCACAAGTTCGGGGAGATGGCGCTCAGCCGCTGCCTTTGCGACATCGAACATTCCAACCGCGTCGCTCTCACCAACTATGGCGAGTTCCTCGAGCACTTCCCCCCACGCTACGAGGTCGAGATTTTCGAAGCAACGTCGTGGAGCTGCGCGCACGGCGTCGGGCGCTGGAGCTACGACTGCGGCTGCAACACCGGTGGCCACCCGGGATGGAATCAGACGTGGCGCGCCCCCCTGCGCGCGGCAATGAACTGGCTGCGCGACGAGGCTGTTCGGATTTACGAAGAGCGCGGGGCCACCCTTTTCCCCGATCTCTGGCTTGCCCGCGATAACTACATTGACGTGATCCTCAACCGCAGCCGCGACGCACTCGACCGCTTCTTCTTGCGTTATGCGCGTGCCGAGCTCACGGCGGAGGAGCGGGTCAAGGCCCTTCAGCTTCTCGAGATGCAGCGAAACGCTCTTCTCATGTTCACCAGCTGTGGGTGGTTCTTTGACGACATCTCCGGCATCGAAACCGTCCAGAATCTGCTCTATGCTGCCCGCGTCATTCAGCTGGCCCGTGAGCTCAGCGGCGTGAATCTCGAACCACGCTTTTTAGCGCAGCTTGAGCAGGCCCGCAGCAACATCCCAGCGTTTGTAAATGGTGCGATTGTCTACGAGCGCCTCGTGCGCCCGCATATTGTGGATTTGCGCAAGGTGGCGGCCAACCACGCCATTCTCATGGTAGCCGAAGACGCCCCCGCCACGGGTCATCTCTACGCGTATGAAGTCGAAGCCACCGACACCTGCAAGCGCACTCTTGGCGAACGCTCGGTGCTTGCCGGCATCGTGAAGGTCCGGAGCACCGTCACGCTCCAAGAGGAAACGTTTATGTTCGCCTCGGCCAATCTCGGCGAACACAAATTGGAGGCGCGCTTGGCGCCCTACGAACCGGAGGCGTATCGCCAGTTGCAGGCACACCTCACGGCAGAAGCATGCGATCTGACCCTCGAGGAGGGGCTCGACTTCCTCGCCACAATACTGCCCGAACCCACCTACGCCCTGCCTTCGCTTTTCCGCGACGAGATGCGGCGGATTGTATACCGCCTCTTGGGCGACCCCATCCAAACAGCGATCGAGGTCATGGAGAAACTTTACGAGGAGAATGCGCCCCTCATGCGGTTCCTGCGCACCCTCGACGTGCCACTGCCCAAGGTCCTCGCCACTATGAGCCAGTTCGTGCTCAACCATTTGCTCCAGCGAGCCATCGAAACCGAAAACGACTCCCCCGAGACGGTTCGTGCCCGCTACCAAGAAGCCCTGTCTTGGAATGTCGAGCTCGACGCTGGCAATCTAAGTTACGCGCTTGAACGAGTTCTAAACCAGCTTGCGGATGAGTTACGGCTTCGCCCCAACGACGTCGCGCTCATGCAGCGCCTTGTCGGCATTACGGAGGTGGCAATCAGCATGCCATTCCCTGTAAATTTGTGGCGTCCGCAAAACATTTTCTACCATATTGCATCCGCAAACTACCGAATTACAAAAACCCGTGCAGATAGCGGGGATCGGGAGGCTAAGAAATGGACCGAGTTATGCCAACAACTTGCGACCATGCTTCACGTCCGGCTCTCATGA
- a CDS encoding Glycosyltransferase, whose translation MITQKPRNAVVVSLQFPEVVLAKRGLVEDLGSANAVSLMRLLAEQVLRQSLPVDDSYRGYILFTPKERTSEVQEWLRWTRGRAQLEWNEGQTHGERAAHALRYALEDGCEKVVLLETYCLEIRRSLLDQVFAALDENDAILGPAQNGGFYLIGLRSTIPPDLLTQLPWDSPNMCEAFCKELDQRSLEFEMLPDAVVVDNAQDLERVPANIWNGLPTKTREALRLLGLSHLVADQTAFS comes from the coding sequence ATGATCACACAGAAACCTCGAAATGCAGTTGTTGTTTCACTTCAGTTTCCGGAGGTGGTGTTGGCAAAGCGGGGGCTGGTGGAGGACTTAGGGAGCGCCAATGCAGTGAGCTTAATGCGCCTGCTGGCCGAACAGGTGCTCAGGCAAAGCCTGCCGGTGGACGATTCATATCGGGGCTACATTTTGTTTACGCCGAAGGAGCGAACGTCGGAGGTTCAGGAGTGGCTGCGCTGGACACGTGGCCGGGCGCAGCTTGAGTGGAATGAGGGGCAGACCCACGGAGAGCGTGCGGCCCATGCGTTGCGCTATGCGCTTGAGGACGGCTGCGAGAAGGTGGTTTTGCTCGAGACGTATTGCCTCGAGATTCGCCGCTCGCTGCTCGATCAGGTATTTGCTGCGTTGGACGAAAATGATGCGATTCTTGGTCCAGCGCAAAATGGTGGTTTCTATCTCATTGGTTTGCGCTCGACGATCCCACCCGATCTTCTGACGCAGTTGCCGTGGGATTCGCCAAATATGTGCGAAGCATTTTGCAAAGAGCTCGACCAGCGAAGCCTTGAGTTTGAAATGCTGCCGGATGCGGTCGTGGTGGATAACGCTCAGGACTTGGAGCGCGTCCCGGCGAATATTTGGAATGGCCTTCCCACGAAAACGCGCGAGGCGCTGCGGCTCTTAGGCCTGAGCCACCTCGTGGCGGATCAAACCGCGTTCTCGTAA
- a CDS encoding Methyltransferase encodes MVQLPETLVEAIEAEVGQEPAARLEKAQAELSACYRTAAGGICPTPWRDEHYRAYLVARFPATFAATYVVLDEILKLGGGGATGWETVIDVCAGPGTALLALAALGLRPKRAWLLERDSNFLAIARRLAEHVGGTADGTEYCRAEAAEGLESIGMPADLVVCAYGLGEQSSAEARAELLRAAWERTKGVLVVVEPGTPQGARTIFEGRRMLLELGAHLWGPCPHAASCPLETSERRWCHFSVRLARSRLHRMLKGGTLTYEDERFSYVVAARFAPPSPSNARARVISFPRLTNAGVKFEGCLADGRAERILIPKREREAYRVARDLRWGATVPDHVLAVRVVRGAVQ; translated from the coding sequence ATGGTGCAGTTGCCAGAAACGCTGGTGGAAGCGATTGAGGCTGAGGTCGGGCAGGAGCCTGCGGCTCGTCTCGAAAAAGCACAGGCAGAGCTCAGCGCTTGCTATCGAACGGCCGCGGGGGGAATCTGCCCGACACCTTGGCGCGACGAGCATTACCGTGCCTACCTTGTGGCGCGGTTTCCGGCCACATTCGCCGCAACGTATGTGGTTTTGGACGAGATCTTGAAACTCGGGGGTGGTGGAGCGACCGGTTGGGAGACAGTGATCGATGTGTGCGCTGGGCCCGGGACGGCTCTCTTGGCGTTGGCCGCGTTGGGTTTGCGGCCGAAGCGTGCGTGGCTCCTCGAGCGCGACTCCAATTTTCTCGCCATTGCACGCCGCCTTGCCGAGCACGTCGGCGGGACAGCCGACGGCACGGAGTATTGCCGAGCGGAGGCGGCGGAGGGGCTTGAAAGCATCGGCATGCCCGCGGATCTGGTGGTGTGCGCCTATGGGTTGGGCGAGCAATCCTCAGCGGAGGCGCGGGCAGAGCTTCTCCGAGCGGCTTGGGAGCGTACGAAAGGGGTGCTGGTGGTGGTCGAGCCGGGAACTCCGCAAGGGGCGCGTACGATCTTCGAGGGACGACGCATGCTGCTCGAGCTCGGAGCCCATCTGTGGGGGCCATGCCCGCACGCGGCCAGTTGCCCACTGGAGACTTCGGAGCGGCGGTGGTGTCATTTCTCGGTGCGTTTGGCGCGGTCGCGCCTTCACCGAATGCTCAAGGGTGGGACGCTGACCTATGAGGATGAGCGATTCTCATACGTGGTGGCGGCGCGTTTCGCCCCGCCGAGCCCTTCGAACGCCCGCGCAAGAGTGATAAGTTTCCCCCGCCTCACGAATGCCGGGGTTAAGTTCGAGGGGTGCTTGGCCGACGGGCGAGCGGAGCGGATTCTTATTCCCAAACGTGAAAGGGAAGCGTACCGCGTCGCTCGCGACTTGCGCTGGGGCGCGACGGTGCCCGACCATGTGCTGGCCGTGCGCGTGGTGCGTGGCGCGGTGCAGTGA
- a CDS encoding Inosine-5'-monophosphate dehydrogenase yields MPTTVQDILSIKGRDVVTAPATMSVLEATRLMNDKRIGAVVVVEGENICGIFTERDVLTRVVAAGRDPATTLLAEVMTAPIVHCSPTTSLEECRVIFTSKRIRHLPVLEEGKLAGLITSGDLLAHEVREHQETIRHLENYIRTP; encoded by the coding sequence ATGCCGACGACAGTACAGGACATTTTGAGTATCAAAGGGCGCGACGTGGTGACGGCCCCCGCCACAATGAGCGTGCTGGAGGCGACGCGGCTAATGAACGACAAGCGCATCGGCGCGGTTGTGGTGGTGGAGGGTGAGAACATTTGCGGGATATTCACCGAACGGGACGTGCTGACGCGGGTGGTGGCCGCGGGGCGGGATCCGGCAACGACACTGCTCGCGGAGGTCATGACGGCGCCCATCGTGCACTGCTCGCCGACGACCTCACTCGAAGAGTGCCGCGTGATTTTTACGAGCAAGCGGATTCGCCATCTGCCGGTCCTTGAGGAGGGGAAGCTTGCGGGCCTCATCACGAGCGGCGATCTTCTGGCCCACGAGGTGCGCGAGCATCAGGAAACGATCCGCCACCTCGAGAACTATATCCGCACGCCGTGA